The Candidatus Limnocylindria bacterium genome includes the window TCGAGCGCCTCAACATCGCCCTGCGCAGCGGGCCATATGACTGGGACGCGCTCGAGGCGTTCGCGGAGAACGTCATCACCGCAGCCGCATGACACTCGAGATCATCCGACTCGACGGTCCGACCTTCGACGCGGCGATCCCCGACCTCGCCGTGATCCTCGCGGACGTGGTCGCTGGTGGCGCGTCGGTCGGGTTCCTCTTGCCGTTCACGCCTGAGGACGCGGCGACGTGGTGGATGAGCATCGAACGCGATGTCGTTCACGGGAACGTGCTCGTGATCGCGGCGCGCTTGGATCGGCGTGTGGTCGGAACGGCGCAGCTGCGCCTCGCCCTGCTACCGAACGCACGCCACCGCGCGGAGGTCTCGAAGGTACTCGTGCACCGGTCCGCGCGACGACGCGGGATCGCGACAGCGCTCATGCGCGAGATCGAGCGCATCGCGCTTGCGGAGGGGCGCACGCTCCTCGTCCTCGACACGATCACCGGCAGCGAGGCCGACCCGCTCTACACGAAGCTCGG containing:
- a CDS encoding GNAT family N-acetyltransferase, which codes for MTLEIIRLDGPTFDAAIPDLAVILADVVAGGASVGFLLPFTPEDAATWWMSIERDVVHGNVLVIAARLDRRVVGTAQLRLALLPNARHRAEVSKVLVHRSARRRGIATALMREIERIALAEGRTLLVLDTITGSEADPLYTKLGWTRAAEIPRYAGMPDGELRPTTIFYRDLGRMDPRKAP